The sequence GTTAAATTAACTCTTAATTAATTTAGCATATGTGTTTATTGATAATCTTGCAATGGTATCAGCACTCCCTCTGTCACTGCCTTCTCCAAAGAGAGAATAAACCTAACTAACTTTCACACGTTAATTTCATGAATGGCGAATTAACTTACCTAATCTATATGGtgctttatttctttatttctttcatcGTTAACTTACCTTCACACGTGGATTTTAAGCTCCTAGAATCTCCATTTTTAAGCTCCATATAATTGATCTGGTTAGGAAAACAAAAAGTTTAACATAATGACAATGGATGAAAGCTAAGTTTTAATTGCTCTGATTTGTCATTCTTTCCGTGATTTGATAAAATGATGAGTGAtgcttaaaatgaattttaatttttttttctactttagaTAAAGAAGatatatattagattttttgtcaagtgattttcttttgctttataAAAGCTAGTAAAAGTATATACTTTCGGTAGGACTAAAACTTAAGTTTtacttgttttattatttttatttctcaaaaatTTTAGAGGCACGAAGTTCCTTTTCCCGGTGCTAATAATTTTAGAGTGGCATATGATGATGCTAGACGATAAATAATGTATAGTTGCTTGTgagttttttcataatttattgagtattataatttaatatagatatataagtattttaaataagaaTTCACTCCaatactaaaattattaaaatgagtacttaaattaatattatgaatcctatcattcttaaaaatatattatttgtgataatatattattaaataattttagtatgttagttaaaattaaacaatgtaTGTAAACAATGTATGTtggttaaaattaaacaatgtaTTTTCACTCTTTCAGACGATTtccctttattttaaattttagtagaaataattttaggCTATTAATGTAATTAGATTGCAAGTGTAAATTAagtttcataataatttttatatgttgtaaaaaatttatattgaaaaacatataaaactaAATGGTGAgtgaaactaattttaataaaaaaaaattaaaatagatccTTGGTTAGGTATATTTGTGAGTGAAACTAATTTATAATAGCCAATTCATATGATGATAAACTCCTCTAGAATTTCAGCAAGGACGAAATACATGACCACATTAAATCAGTCTACTATATAATATTATGGAACCAATGATTGATAATTCtcatttttgttctcttttatgaataaattatatttttgtaaactACTATATAGCTTCAGATGCTGGGAACACCTTTAGGACTAGGAAAAAAGATGAGTGAGAAGTTTTCAAACTTAAAAAGAAGAATATCATGCTTCAAACAAAGGAACAACTGAATCCATTTTAAGAGTTATTTAGAAATCATTGCTTGATCTCCTCTATGGACTAACCCTCTATTAGGCAAGTTCTTTGATTCTTCCCAGCAAAATACATCACATTGGAGATTATGAAGCTTGTACAAACCAAAGAGACAGAGATATATAGAGAAAATCCAGCTTGTAGAAACCatagaaagaaataatttttttgaattgatttttttagtgcTTTGAGTTGCTtactaattataacaaaatttcaCTTCTTTCACATTTGTGCATTTGCTGTCACATGAAGGCTTGTCTGTTTGGCCTTATTGTGAAATATTATGGAGTACACTCGTTGACAGCAATTTTGTGTGTCAGCTACTCTGCTGTCatataaaaacactaaaaagaATTTTGCAAAATACCATGAAGAGTTAAAAGATATGTTTAGCTTTCTACATCGATTCAGGCCAAAATCGATGTAGAATTCTagacattctacatcgattattAGAATGACTGATGTTGAAATCTGACATTCTACATCAGTTATTTGAACGACCGATGTTGAAAATCTGACATTCTACATCAGTTTTCaagacaaccgatgtagaaatcggTTATCCTGaaaatcgatgtagaatgtcaGATTTCAACATCGGTCCCTTAACCGTCGTTGTGTTTTAACGACACCGGGTTACAATGACGCgtgataaccgatgtaaaaaggcatcgataaccgatgtagaaaacctattttctagtagtgtatcttaatgtatgaaaataaatataaaaaaatgggttatacactaataattaaaagtgtaaaaaattttacacaatcatctaatcacaactcataatatatgataaatttgttttatacTATTAGATTCGAACAAACCTttatcaagaaagaaaaaacaaaccgACGTGAAAAAGTATTAAGATAAAACTTACTGTAGATAAAACTTATTGTGTTCTCATTTTTTAGCTAATAGTGAGTGCTGATTGGTTGGATGGTTCGATAAATGTAATCACTTGTGTGGCtgacttattatttattttatgaaaaaaaatgtttgtgactACGGTTTAGTTAGGGAGTTTAGGTAAAGAAGGTTgaacttttttctttcaaatattaGTTTCTTAACTCACTATTAGGGAGCTTAATGCTAATTTAGGTAAAGATGGTTgaacttcttttttcttccaaatattAGTTGCAAATAAATGTTCTAGTTAAACTACGGTTATAGTATtatatcaaaaataattttgacgAATATTATGtgataacataaattatttttccagAAGGTCACATACAAAATTACGTTACAAAAATTAAGTCTATCAAGATGATCCAAAACCTGTTACTGATATAAACATATTATCTgtgctttaaaaataaattatcaacttttatatatatatatatatatatatatatatatatatatatgagctttcattttaaatattaggacattaattttttgttgtatgGTCTTTTTCTTTATCACAAGTTACTTAaggatcatttttttttgtttttatattctttaaaattgtcaaattataattataaacgaaattttcttttacacatcaagatttttaattgttccatttaaatttattatttatacttttaatattGTATACATATCAAAGGCTTTGAGTGTGTTTAACAAGTCATTCTAACTCTAGTAGCTTATAAATGAATTTAACTAGTTTATAAGTTACTTTGGTACATatgagtttattttaatatcttttagtatatttttggaAGCTACTTTAACTAGCTATTAACTTATGAGCGACTAgccttttttcttctatttttgtcctCACTGATTTACTTGAAATCCCTTCTTAAtcctttttatattgattattgcattgtatatttttaattttaaccaaaatatttGGTCACTAAATAAAActtgataataatttaaaattataaagaaaaaatatttatataaatatttttgtttttgttttgaaatataGTTTGATAAACTAGAAACATTTCTAAGCTATGACCAAGATCCTTTTCAGTTGACCTAATCCATTTACCCTCCTAGTTAAATGAATAGGAGAGTAAGTCATTTGTTGAtgtcaatattttaaaagaaaactgacaattaattatatttaaattttaattgatttgaaataatattttctctcaaataatttaaaacttgaaTGGATATCTTGTTCAAATCTTCTCCAAAAGTGATCTTCACGCAATAAGGTTGATCAAATTCAACCTGTCTCGAGATAGTCTAATGTGTTGAATTCTTTAGCAAGATCAAAAACTAAGTCAAATACTAGTGACGGACAAACCGAAATCCAACAATTACATAAGaaatatagtaaatattttaaagagaaatactaataataaatgcTCTAACACTCTTTTTTGAACCCTcgattattgattaaaaaacatttattaaaaattttaaaatttgaccaatttcaattttcattaatGAATTTCTctcattattttattgttttcaataaacTTTAACTAAAAATTGCATGTgtgttaaaaaagttatttagaaAGTGTGCCAccactcttttaatttttaaataagaaaaaggtTAAAAAGAGCAGTGTGTCGCTCGCATTCATCTTTAAATATGGTTGAGTTGcgctataataattttatttatgtactATATATGTCAGTATTGTATGAGCATTTTAGGCACTTTTAgttgtatttttataattatgatttttaaattttatacgaattatatttaatatattttattatggtTATAGTGATTTatgttcattttaaaatatgaattctcTCTTGTGattaaagttttttattctctcttttgtACTTCCGCTAGCAAATGCCTAGAACGTACTTCGAACTTGATGGATTTGAACTCGATCATAATAGCTATATTATGATGATTGAGGCTTTTTAGAGTTGCTACAACGGTTCTTTGTGTTGTAGCTAGGTTCTGTAAACTCCCCCATAACACTTTTCAATCCCTATTGCTAATTTAAATTATGCACAGTATTTCATAAAGGAAACACAAGAAAAAAGAGTGACTATGCCACCGGATTTTATAGAAGCAATAACTAGAGATTTTTGTACGTTTTCATCATGCAAAGTAGACTAATTGGGTTTGTGCGGGTCCTCAATACCAATACTCTGAGTGGAGAAAGTGAGTCACTGAAATTGGAAACTGCATTGtcaagcaaaacaaaaaaacaaaaaaaaccctTCTGTCTCCCACCCGtaaataaagattaataacTCACAACAAAAGGCTTATCCTATTAGTTAAGGATATGTTtgctttaagtatttttttcagAAAAGAAGAACTAAGTTAATATTAGCTTATACATTAATTGGTAGAATCTCTTTTTTGATATAGTAATTTGTATAATCACTATCTTATTAGCTTATttaaaagatgatttttaatttatacataaaaataattttaacttatataaaaaatattttatttgtttctatttttctctcttagaattactttaaaaaaagtatCCAAGCAGATTCAAAATTGACTAATGAATCAAGTACATAAATTACATGATGTCTCACTTTAATTAAAGACTAAGATCATATTTTTGGTTTCCGATCCAACTTGCTGTACACGAATTttgagattaaataaaaaaaaattacaaatgaagTTACTTTTACAAACATTATTTTACCACCCACACTTAATTATTTGTAATGTAATGGATACTCAAAGATCTTATATATCATGAGATCATTAAATAATAACTTTCTTCAACATTCTTCTTTGTCTCtcttctttaaaattaaaatacaatcaactctcttcaaaataatattttgagtgACATTTTTTACGCGTGTTCAAATCATCTGATTTTCCAtcatttttttcccctttattGGAGCTACACTAGTATAtccttatatataattatttcataCCAGTAAAAGAAAGAGCAAAGCAATCTAAGAAAAGAGTGGCATCCAACCAACCCATTACGTCATCATAATCTCCCCTATTCATTTTCATGCTTTCATCCTTCATTTTTCCACCTACTGCCACAACAAGCTCCTTAATCCCCGATTCCATTTCCATCAAAACAACACACTTTATTGAACCTTaattgtttctctctctctctctctcagacACACacttttctttcattctttgtGTCTGAATTCTTGGATTCATCTGACAAACATCTTCAACCTTCAAAAACATCATCCTGTTTACATCTAGAACCAGGTTTTAACTAGTCTCTGTTATTACTCATTCAACTAGGTTAGAAAACTCTGTTCAAGTTCTGTTTAACCCTTTAcatgctttctttctttccaacTATCCACTGATTTGAAGCTTGTTATTCAAATGAAATCAGGGTTCTGAATTTTTGTAGCTGATATATCCAGAAGAGAAATAGGAAATTGGAGAATTAAGTATCCTCGTTGCATGATCATTGATGAACTAAAATATCTATATCAACTCTGTTTGTGTTAATATAGAACAAAGTTTCAAGCGGTAACAACAGGTTAGAATGGATTCATTCAATCAGAGTCATCAAACTACCAGCTTCAGGTACAACCCAAACTCGAACACAGTGAATCATACAGATGATAATGACGATGATGCAGAGTTCTCAGGGATTCTTGATATCTATGTTCATCATGCTAGGAACATTCATAACATATGCATCTATGATAATCAGGATGTGTATGCTAAGTTCTCTCTTACATACAACCCTGATGAGACTCTCTCCACCAGAATCATAAATGGAGGTGGAAAACACCCAATATTCAATGAAAACTTGAAGATGAAGATAACCCAGATGGATGCTGTTCTCAAGTGTGAGATTTGGATGTTCAGTAGGTCAAGAAATCACTTGGAAGACCAGCTTTTGGGATTTGCTTTGGTCCAAATTTCACAAGTTGTTGGCAAAGGAAAGGTGACAGAAGATTATAGCCTTTCCTCCACTGATCTTTTCCATTGTCCTGCTGGAACTGTCCAATTAACACTTTCTTTGGACACATCATTCTCAATCAGTTCCACTGTGAATCCCATATCACAATCAGTTACTAATTCATCCATATCTTCAGAAGTTGTTTTGCTTGATCCAAAAGTTTCACAAGATATGTCAGACCCAGTTGAGTATTCTAGAATTGAATTTCCTGATGTTAGTGTGATGAAGGAGAACCAGAAAATGGTTTCTGAGTACTTCAATTTGGAATCTTATGGTTCTTATGCTTCAAGGCCTAATTACTCAGTGGGATTGCTACCATTTCTTCACCTCGGTGCTTCTCCTCAAGGTGATGATTATGAAATGACTGTGACTGCACCAGATGAGAATCATGAGTCCACTTCTCCAAATGAGACCATTCGGAATCCTGTGTTCCCTACCTCTACTACTACAAGCTTAAGTGATGAAAGAAACTCAGGTGATTCAGTTGAGGAAAAGAATAATTTGAGGGGTGACTCATCAAATTCTTTCAATGTTTCAATCACAGTTGAAGGTTGTCAGAATTCTGGTGGCAGTCCAGAAACCCCAACTTCCAAGAAAGAAAGTGGAGCTAGAGATGACAAGGAGTCAAAGTTCTCGTCAAGCAAGGAAAAGGAGATCAATAGTGATAGGAATACAGAAGCTACAAGATTTGGTCAAGTTTTTTCTGCTTCACTAGGGAACATCAACATGGAGGCTGAGCAATCAGCTATGCAGCAGCAAATAGTTACCATGTACATGAGAAGCATGCAACAATTCACTGAGTCTTTGGCAAAAATGAAGCTTCCAATGGACCTTGACAAACCTGAAAGTGAAGGTCAACTTGGTGTGATTCAAAATCCTAATAGCAGTAAGTTAGAAACTGATAAGAAAAAGGATGGATCACGTGTGTTTTACGGTAGCCGAGCATTCTTCTAGTTATATCTTGACGCAACATGTGTGGAGTGCCAAAAGAATGTGGTTAGGGATTTGATCTCCAGGATTAAGAGATGTTAATCCTTTTAATGGATCTCAATGCCTCTAATGATTAGTCTCCGGCTTTCCGTCGGAAATACTCCagattcactaaaaaaaaatgtttatatctTGATGCTGCCTCCACATGAATTGTTTAGTTTATTGTAACACGGGGTACCTCAGTTTCTCTGATGATATTTATCAATTATGACAGATTTTAGTTAATCCTGTGTTGCTTAACCTTCCGTTTATAAAATCTTGTATTTTAGTGCACCACTGTACTCCAAAAAAGATGATACCTTCATGACTGTTTTTCTTTCTCTGTAATGTAGTCATGCGAATTCTTTTGTTAATTACCTATGCTGTTGAAATCATGGAGCATTTTGAGATGTGTTTATTCACTATATAGTATAAAAATTAGCAAATTCATTCTGTGATGATAGTAGTAGTAAATTGTTTTACGTGCTGAAGTAGATTGCAAGAAATTGTCTATTGTCATAACTAAATTCATCATTTTGCTCCATTCATAATTAACGGAGATTTAGAGTGAATTGAAAGGCTTTGATAAGGTTGGAAACAAGTTCAAAGTGACTTTGTTGAGGCCAGACTGAAGTTGTTTTATAGAAAGCATATTAGTAATTACTTGGTGGTTTTAATTAAgacttaaatgtattttttttcctgaaatttagtatttttttattttcaatcttatagtttttttttttccttttagtacttataaaatatatttgttttatttttttgataaaaaatatttttttactggttaaaacattatctaaaatattttaaggataaaaaataaaatagacacattttataaaaattaaaacgaaaaaaataacattttataagtaaaaaaaacactaaattataaaaattaaaaatatattgaatccTTTAATTAGCATATAGCATGCATGATGTTGCTACTCATCAAATAATTTCTATCAAACACGTCTCAATCTCCTTTTTGTTTGAGGCTGGTATCACCATCCTCAAGTCGTATATATAGCTACAAAAATCTTACCTGctttttgaaagttttattgGATGCATTTGACAACACTGTTGCGAAGAGTTCCATGCTTTAATATTTTGCAATGATTGGTAAACCTTATTAGAGAAAACCTTGTTGTAACCCCTTATAATGGCACCTCTTATTAGAAACTGTAATTCAGCAAATTCTAGAATTGAACAAATTATGTGTTTATAAGTATTATTATATCTATAGCCTCAAATATGGGTCCCATGTCATGATCAAAGATTGGGAAATTAGAGCCGAAATTCGTATATTACATTGTAGTTCCGGTGGGTGGTGGGGCAGATTTACACCAATTTTGTCAACAGAATGTGCAACAGATTTCGAAATGAGTGAAAGAAATGAATTTCACTAAAGGAGGACAAGGAAAAGGAAACACAATAAGAGGAATCCGAAGAGCCACGTCCACattgatttaattagaaaaatgctatttacttattttaattttttttatcacaaatattaatttattaattttgttaaaaatattggtCGAAATGTTTGAATTCAtgacctttcttttcttcctttttccttCACCTTTGTTCAATCCCAGCCattcaacaaattttatatctcctatttacttatttattagatAGTACGTACCTATGCGATGCAAGGGggaaattttgttaattatatacaaaattgtattaaaaatttgattaatttgaaattgtaatttgataatttgaaattgtaattttaaagaaatttgaagatcatctattgaaaaaaaatattaaaactggCAACCGTATTCTAATAATAATGTTTTCGCCCGGTTTTAATCATTGCAGTATCGTTCGCTCTCAAAAAGATACctgcaacaaaaaaatggatagGTTGAATAGGGTGATAAATTAATTCTCTAG comes from Glycine soja cultivar W05 chromosome 20, ASM419377v2, whole genome shotgun sequence and encodes:
- the LOC114402439 gene encoding uncharacterized protein LOC114402439 isoform X2 produces the protein MDSFNQSHQTTSFRNIHNICIYDNQDVYAKFSLTYNPDETLSTRIINGGGKHPIFNENLKMKITQMDAVLKCEIWMFSRSRNHLEDQLLGFALVQISQVVGKGKVTEDYSLSSTDLFHCPAGTVQLTLSLDTSFSISSTVNPISQSVTNSSISSEVVLLDPKVSQDMSDPVEYSRIEFPDVSVMKENQKMVSEYFNLESYGSYASRPNYSVGLLPFLHLGASPQGDDYEMTVTAPDENHESTSPNETIRNPVFPTSTTTSLSDERNSGDSVEEKNNLRGDSSNSFNVSITVEGCQNSGGSPETPTSKKESGARDDKESKFSSSKEKEINSDRNTEATRFGQVFSASLGNINMEAEQSAMQQQIVTMYMRSMQQFTESLAKMKLPMDLDKPESEGQLGVIQNPNSSKLETDKKKDGSRVFYGSRAFF
- the LOC114402439 gene encoding uncharacterized protein LOC114402439 isoform X1 is translated as MDSFNQSHQTTSFRYNPNSNTVNHTDDNDDDAEFSGILDIYVHHARNIHNICIYDNQDVYAKFSLTYNPDETLSTRIINGGGKHPIFNENLKMKITQMDAVLKCEIWMFSRSRNHLEDQLLGFALVQISQVVGKGKVTEDYSLSSTDLFHCPAGTVQLTLSLDTSFSISSTVNPISQSVTNSSISSEVVLLDPKVSQDMSDPVEYSRIEFPDVSVMKENQKMVSEYFNLESYGSYASRPNYSVGLLPFLHLGASPQGDDYEMTVTAPDENHESTSPNETIRNPVFPTSTTTSLSDERNSGDSVEEKNNLRGDSSNSFNVSITVEGCQNSGGSPETPTSKKESGARDDKESKFSSSKEKEINSDRNTEATRFGQVFSASLGNINMEAEQSAMQQQIVTMYMRSMQQFTESLAKMKLPMDLDKPESEGQLGVIQNPNSSKLETDKKKDGSRVFYGSRAFF